A single Ignavibacteriales bacterium DNA region contains:
- the meaB gene encoding methylmalonyl Co-A mutase-associated GTPase MeaB, which yields MSQNHTETLFERVIRNEKRAVARVISLIESESPLSEELIAMLYKHTGSAYRIGITGPPGAGKSTLTNQLAKFYLSQGKKVGIIAVDPTSPFSGGALLGDRVRMAETGNLDGIFIRSMATRGSLGGLSKKAIDAADVLDAAGYDYILFETVGVGQSELDIVKAADTTLVVLVPESGDAVQAMKAGLMEIADSYIVNKSDRPGSEQAVSAIRTILGLRDHDEHSWMPDIIKAVASENKGTKEIAEEIARHHKYLDESGSFLKKRMERRNDRIKGIVETRILSYLWGNHSIDTVAASASEKSKSDSPYHIAELLLQEFKDNFTKEENT from the coding sequence ATGAGTCAGAATCATACCGAAACGTTATTTGAACGGGTTATCCGTAATGAAAAACGGGCTGTCGCGCGGGTTATTTCCCTGATTGAATCAGAGTCTCCCCTTTCAGAAGAACTTATTGCCATGTTATATAAACACACCGGCAGTGCATACCGAATCGGAATTACCGGACCTCCCGGCGCAGGTAAAAGCACTCTGACCAATCAGCTTGCAAAGTTTTATCTTAGTCAGGGTAAAAAAGTCGGTATTATTGCTGTTGATCCTACTTCCCCCTTCTCAGGCGGTGCGCTGCTTGGTGACCGTGTCCGTATGGCTGAAACAGGTAATCTTGACGGCATCTTCATACGGAGTATGGCAACCAGAGGGAGCTTAGGCGGCTTAAGTAAAAAAGCAATTGATGCAGCAGACGTGCTTGATGCAGCAGGTTATGATTATATATTGTTCGAAACGGTTGGCGTAGGACAGTCTGAACTTGATATCGTAAAAGCAGCAGATACCACGCTCGTAGTGCTCGTGCCGGAGTCTGGTGATGCAGTTCAGGCAATGAAAGCCGGACTGATGGAAATTGCTGACTCATATATAGTTAATAAATCTGACCGCCCCGGCTCTGAGCAGGCAGTTTCAGCAATCAGAACAATACTGGGGCTGAGAGACCATGACGAACACTCATGGATGCCTGATATCATTAAAGCAGTTGCTTCTGAAAATAAAGGCACTAAAGAAATTGCGGAAGAAATAGCAAGACACCACAAATATCTGGATGAATCAGGCAGTTTCCTGAAAAAACGGATGGAACGCAGAAACGACCGGATAAAAGGCATTGTAGAAACAAGAATACTTTCTTACTTATGGGGTAACCACTCCATTGACACCGTTGCAGCTTCAGCTTCGGAAAAAAGCAAATCAGACTCCCCTTATCATATAGCAGAGTTGCTTCTGCAGGAGTTCAAAGATAATTTCACAAAAGAGGAAAACACATGA
- a CDS encoding acyl-CoA carboxylase subunit beta yields the protein MGLIGKPAEQLPDFHIREDANKEKLRKIEAEREKVKLGGGKDALEKHRAKGRLTARERIAGLLDPGTQFFELNTFAAYDMYMEYGGAPSSGTIFGIGKIYNQECVIVSNDASVKAGAWFPITCKKNLRAQEIALENNIPIIYLVDSAGVFLPLQEEIFPDKEHFGRIFRNNARLSAKGIPQLAAIMGACVAGGAYLPIMSDETIIVRNQGSVFLAGSHLVKAAIGEVIDNESLGGAQVQSNISGVTDYIAENDAECLQLLRNLISKIKTGDKAGFNRIQPKPPKFSNKEIYGVLPDEIIKPYDTYELIARITDNSEIDEYKAGYGKSLITAYARIEGWSVGIVANQREVIKSAAGEMQVGGVIYSDSADKATRFILNCNQKKIPLLFLQDVTGFMVGKRAEHGGIIKDGAKMVNAVANSVVPKITIITGNSFGAGNYAMCGKAYDPRFIAAYPSAKISVMGGNQASSVLTDIKVKQLEKTGKVLSDEDKNKLKTEILHLYEKHSTPLYAAARLWIDEIIDPAQTREFVSRCIQIADNNPEFDSFRTGVIQT from the coding sequence ATGGGATTAATTGGAAAACCGGCTGAACAGCTTCCTGATTTTCACATCCGTGAGGATGCAAATAAGGAGAAACTCCGTAAAATTGAAGCGGAGCGTGAAAAGGTTAAACTCGGCGGAGGCAAGGATGCACTCGAAAAACACCGTGCAAAAGGCCGGCTAACCGCACGTGAAAGAATTGCCGGTCTGCTTGATCCCGGAACCCAATTCTTTGAACTGAATACTTTTGCCGCATACGATATGTATATGGAGTATGGCGGAGCCCCTTCTTCCGGTACCATCTTCGGCATTGGCAAAATTTATAACCAGGAGTGCGTCATCGTTTCAAATGATGCTTCCGTGAAAGCTGGTGCCTGGTTCCCCATTACCTGCAAAAAGAATCTCCGCGCTCAGGAGATTGCCTTAGAGAATAACATACCTATCATATATCTGGTTGACAGTGCGGGAGTGTTTCTCCCTTTGCAGGAAGAAATTTTTCCTGATAAAGAACACTTCGGCAGAATCTTCCGCAATAACGCACGGCTTTCAGCAAAGGGTATTCCGCAATTGGCCGCAATTATGGGAGCATGTGTTGCCGGCGGAGCATATCTCCCTATCATGAGTGATGAAACGATTATCGTGAGAAACCAGGGCTCAGTTTTTCTTGCCGGGTCGCATCTGGTGAAAGCCGCAATCGGTGAAGTGATTGATAATGAGTCTTTGGGAGGAGCACAGGTGCAGTCCAATATATCAGGCGTGACTGATTATATCGCAGAGAATGATGCTGAGTGTTTGCAGCTCTTAAGAAATCTTATCTCAAAAATTAAAACAGGAGACAAAGCCGGTTTCAACCGTATTCAGCCGAAACCCCCTAAGTTCAGCAATAAAGAGATTTATGGCGTTCTTCCTGATGAAATTATAAAGCCATACGACACCTACGAACTGATTGCGCGCATTACCGATAATTCTGAAATAGATGAATACAAAGCCGGATACGGAAAAAGTTTAATAACTGCTTACGCCCGCATTGAGGGTTGGTCGGTGGGCATTGTGGCAAACCAGAGAGAGGTTATTAAAAGCGCTGCCGGCGAGATGCAGGTGGGGGGCGTTATCTATTCTGACAGCGCGGATAAAGCAACACGATTCATTCTGAATTGCAATCAGAAAAAAATTCCGCTGCTTTTTCTTCAGGATGTTACCGGATTTATGGTGGGCAAACGGGCGGAGCACGGCGGCATTATCAAGGATGGCGCTAAAATGGTGAATGCAGTTGCAAACTCAGTTGTACCAAAAATCACCATCATCACCGGAAACAGCTTTGGTGCTGGCAACTATGCAATGTGCGGCAAAGCTTATGACCCGCGTTTTATTGCAGCATACCCTTCGGCTAAGATCTCCGTTATGGGAGGCAACCAGGCATCATCTGTGCTGACGGATATTAAAGTGAAACAGCTTGAAAAAACCGGTAAAGTGCTCTCTGATGAAGACAAAAACAAGCTTAAAACGGAAATACTGCATCTTTATGAGAAGCACAGCACTCCTCTTTACGCAGCGGCAAGATTGTGGATTGATGAGATTATTGACCCGGCTCAGACCCGTGAATTTGTCAGCAGGTGTATTCAGATAGCGGATAATAATCCGGAGTTTGATTCCTTCAGGACCGGAGTGATTCAAACATAA
- a CDS encoding acyl-CoA dehydrogenase family protein, which produces MSSSSGNFLLSFTEEQLMIQENIRDFAEQKVQPVVMEFDEKQEFQHDLMRELGEMGYLGILVPQEYGGSGLGYTEFVIVVEELAKVDPSLALSVAAHNGLCTNHILVNGSEAQKKKYLPDLATGKKIGMWGLTESFSGSDAAAMRTTAKKEADKYILNGSKNFITHASVGQTAVVMAVSDASKGKKGISAFILEKGMSGFSTGKKENKLGMRASDTAQLIFDNCSVPAENLIGTEGEGFIQTMKILEGGRISIAALSVGLAEGALLNSVKYSGERQQFGKPINSFQAIQFKLADMAVGIEASRLLTYKAAWLKDNQKPIMHDAAIAKLFSSETAEKCAIEAVQIFGGYGFTKDYPVEKFYRDVKLLTIGEGTSEVQRLVIARKFLQE; this is translated from the coding sequence ATGAGCAGTTCTTCAGGAAACTTCCTGCTGTCTTTTACAGAGGAACAATTAATGATTCAGGAAAATATCCGTGACTTTGCTGAACAAAAAGTGCAGCCGGTTGTAATGGAGTTTGATGAAAAACAGGAGTTCCAGCACGACTTAATGAGAGAGCTTGGCGAGATGGGATATCTGGGCATCCTTGTTCCTCAGGAATATGGCGGCTCAGGACTCGGATATACGGAATTTGTGATTGTGGTTGAAGAACTGGCGAAAGTTGACCCTTCACTTGCCCTTTCCGTTGCTGCTCATAACGGCCTGTGCACAAATCATATACTCGTAAACGGAAGTGAAGCACAAAAGAAAAAATATCTGCCGGATCTTGCAACCGGAAAAAAAATCGGGATGTGGGGGCTTACTGAATCATTCTCCGGCAGTGACGCTGCTGCAATGAGAACCACTGCCAAAAAAGAAGCAGACAAGTATATACTGAACGGAAGCAAAAATTTTATCACCCATGCTTCAGTCGGCCAGACTGCTGTGGTAATGGCAGTCTCTGATGCTTCGAAAGGAAAAAAAGGAATTTCCGCTTTTATCCTTGAAAAAGGAATGTCCGGATTCAGCACAGGAAAAAAAGAAAACAAACTGGGAATGAGAGCATCAGACACAGCACAATTGATTTTTGATAATTGCTCAGTTCCCGCAGAAAACCTTATCGGCACAGAAGGTGAAGGTTTCATACAGACGATGAAAATACTTGAAGGGGGCAGAATTTCAATCGCTGCTCTTAGTGTCGGGCTTGCTGAAGGTGCATTGCTTAATTCAGTGAAATACTCAGGTGAACGCCAGCAGTTCGGAAAGCCAATAAATAGTTTTCAGGCGATTCAGTTTAAACTTGCTGATATGGCTGTCGGGATTGAAGCATCCAGATTGCTTACCTATAAAGCAGCATGGCTTAAGGATAACCAGAAACCAATCATGCATGATGCAGCAATCGCAAAACTTTTCTCCTCTGAAACGGCGGAAAAATGTGCGATTGAGGCAGTGCAGATATTCGGCGGTTATGGATTTACCAAAGACTACCCGGTTGAAAAGTTTTACCGTGATGTGAAACTGCTTACCATTGGTGAAGGCACAAGCGAGGTACAAAGATTAGTAATAGCCAGAAAATTTCTGCAGGAGTGA
- a CDS encoding sigma-54-dependent Fis family transcriptional regulator — MNRILIVDDEKEICESIKLILEFEDYTAGYINDGNLAPSVLSEEAYDMVLLDIQMGNSNGFEILQQIKAVHPALPVVMISAYGNIQNAVQATRLGAFDFLEKPIDRDKLLITVRNALSQINLARENERLRIESLSDTKILGESSAIKKVLDLIAKVAETDVRVFITGENGTGKELVAKAIHEMSQRKNSPYVDINCAAIPNELIESELFGHEKGAFTGAIQNKTGKFELAHKGTLFLDEIGDMSLQAQAKVLRIIEEGKVEKVGGNKKTEVDVRIISATNKNLKEEIEKGNFREDLFHRLNVIPIVIPPLRERTEDIPILVKAFTERISEKYKKKTKHFSNDAIELMKQLPWKGNIRELRNIVERIIIIIDKPVIQKSDLESLLPYEKQSINDLIDQSNSFQDFKEKAEKAFILKQLEANGWNVSKTAELLEIQRSHLYNKMKKYGIEKGE, encoded by the coding sequence ATGAACCGAATCCTGATAGTTGACGACGAAAAAGAAATCTGCGAAAGCATAAAGCTGATTCTTGAATTTGAAGATTACACCGCCGGATATATCAATGACGGCAATCTGGCGCCTTCAGTTCTGAGTGAAGAAGCTTACGATATGGTGCTGCTGGATATCCAGATGGGCAACTCAAACGGATTTGAAATCCTGCAGCAGATTAAAGCAGTTCACCCTGCCCTGCCGGTGGTAATGATCTCAGCATACGGAAATATTCAGAATGCAGTGCAGGCAACCCGGCTTGGGGCTTTTGACTTCCTCGAAAAACCGATTGACCGCGACAAACTTCTTATAACGGTCCGCAATGCTCTTTCTCAGATTAATCTGGCGCGGGAAAATGAACGTCTTAGGATTGAATCTCTTTCTGACACAAAAATCCTGGGGGAAAGCTCTGCCATAAAAAAGGTATTAGACCTTATAGCCAAAGTTGCCGAAACCGATGTGCGAGTATTTATTACCGGCGAAAATGGTACCGGCAAGGAGCTGGTTGCCAAGGCAATTCATGAAATGAGCCAGAGGAAAAACTCCCCCTATGTTGACATTAATTGTGCAGCCATACCAAATGAGCTGATTGAGTCAGAACTTTTTGGGCACGAAAAAGGCGCCTTCACCGGTGCAATACAAAATAAAACCGGTAAATTTGAACTTGCCCATAAAGGCACGCTATTCCTTGATGAAATTGGAGATATGTCACTTCAGGCACAGGCAAAGGTTTTACGCATCATAGAAGAAGGAAAAGTTGAAAAAGTAGGGGGAAATAAAAAAACCGAAGTTGATGTGAGGATCATAAGCGCAACGAATAAAAATCTGAAAGAAGAAATTGAAAAAGGCAACTTCAGGGAAGATTTATTCCACCGGCTGAATGTAATCCCCATCGTAATCCCCCCGCTCAGGGAAAGGACTGAGGATATACCCATTCTGGTAAAAGCTTTCACGGAAAGAATTTCAGAAAAGTATAAAAAGAAAACCAAACATTTTTCAAACGATGCCATCGAGCTGATGAAGCAGCTCCCCTGGAAAGGAAACATCCGTGAATTGAGAAACATTGTTGAGCGGATCATCATCATTATTGACAAACCGGTGATTCAGAAAAGTGACCTGGAAAGTCTGCTCCCTTATGAAAAACAGTCCATCAATGATTTAATTGACCAGAGCAACTCGTTCCAGGATTTTAAGGAAAAAGCCGAAAAAGCATTTATCCTGAAGCAGCTTGAGGCAAACGGATGGAATGTTTCAAAAACAGCAGAGCTGCTTGAGATTCAGCGGAGCCACCTCTACAACAAAATGAAAAAATATGGCATAGAAAAAGGAGAATAG
- the nadD gene encoding nicotinate (nicotinamide) nucleotide adenylyltransferase, translated as MKRKKTGIFGGTFNPIHYGHLIPLMFAAEARKYERVVFVPNSISPFKVGVDVPSTEHRMNMTKLAVKDFPLFSVSDYEVSRGGVSYTIDTVKYFREEYGNIELILGQDTFAGFHSFKDPEGILNTCDVVVLKRSFIDTEYSEYHSTGKVIQINTPFIEISSTFIRERIQNHLPVSFLIPPAVEEYIKTNNLYL; from the coding sequence TTGAAACGAAAAAAAACCGGGATTTTTGGAGGCACCTTTAATCCCATTCATTACGGTCATCTTATTCCACTCATGTTTGCAGCGGAAGCGCGTAAATATGAAAGAGTTGTATTCGTGCCGAACAGTATCTCCCCTTTTAAGGTCGGAGTGGATGTTCCTTCAACTGAACACAGAATGAATATGACAAAACTGGCGGTAAAGGATTTCCCGCTTTTTTCCGTGTCAGATTATGAAGTTTCCCGCGGAGGTGTATCCTACACCATTGATACCGTTAAATACTTCAGGGAAGAATACGGCAATATCGAATTAATTCTCGGTCAGGATACTTTTGCCGGTTTTCATTCATTTAAGGATCCGGAAGGTATATTAAATACCTGCGATGTGGTGGTACTCAAAAGAAGTTTTATTGATACGGAATACTCTGAATATCACTCAACCGGAAAGGTAATTCAGATTAATACCCCCTTTATTGAAATAAGCAGCACGTTTATCAGAGAGAGAATTCAGAACCACCTGCCTGTTTCATTTCTCATCCCCCCTGCGGTTGAGGAATATATAAAAACGAACAATTTGTATCTATGA
- a CDS encoding DUF177 domain-containing protein → MSMIIKLNTLSAGKNQLEFPFKLSEAGLQEPFTGEGFAKFTFEKTHHQLLMHCELTTEIQTVCDRCSSPIQRKLQNNFDFVYLFEVPEEEDDSFNVRYLAPETDRVDITQEIFDYANLSIPLKILCDEECKGLCPHCGCNLNETSCSCADSQKGTLYDKLQDIKKKLENK, encoded by the coding sequence ATGAGTATGATTATAAAACTGAATACCTTATCTGCCGGTAAAAATCAGCTTGAATTTCCGTTCAAATTATCAGAGGCCGGACTTCAGGAGCCGTTCACCGGAGAAGGTTTTGCAAAGTTTACGTTTGAGAAGACTCACCACCAGCTTTTAATGCATTGTGAACTCACTACTGAAATTCAGACAGTCTGTGACCGGTGTAGTTCACCGATTCAGAGGAAACTTCAGAACAATTTTGATTTTGTCTATCTGTTTGAGGTTCCTGAGGAGGAAGATGACAGTTTTAACGTCCGTTACCTCGCTCCTGAAACTGACCGGGTTGATATAACTCAGGAAATATTTGATTATGCAAATCTCAGCATTCCGCTGAAGATTTTATGTGATGAAGAATGCAAAGGGCTCTGCCCGCACTGCGGATGCAACCTGAACGAAACATCATGTTCCTGTGCTGATTCCCAGAAGGGAACGCTTTATGATAAGCTGCAGGATATTAAGAAGAAATTAGAAAACAAATAA
- the fabD gene encoding ACP S-malonyltransferase: MGKRAFLFPGQGSQYVGMAKDLYENSVEAREMVKTADGVLGIPLSYIMFNGPEEELKQTEITQPAIFLHSVIVASLIRTLDKDATAGHSLGEYSALVSAGALQFYEAIQLVRFRGQGMQVSGVENPGTMAAVVGLDGETLTKVCEESSAEGIVQCANFNSPGQIVISGSVSGVKKAMELAKAHKAKLVKELVVSGAFHSPLMQSAKDKLQGELDKYNFYDSRVPVYVNVTGEPVVRKEEFKVMLHRQVTEPVLWEQTIRSMVRDGFDEFYEIGPGKVLQGLVKRISPESKCSGIDTFKDLEPFL; the protein is encoded by the coding sequence ATGGGTAAAAGAGCATTTTTATTTCCCGGTCAGGGTTCTCAGTATGTAGGAATGGCCAAGGATCTGTATGAGAATTCTGTTGAAGCTAGGGAAATGGTTAAAACAGCCGATGGTGTTTTAGGTATTCCTCTTTCCTATATCATGTTTAACGGGCCTGAAGAAGAGCTCAAACAGACTGAAATTACGCAGCCGGCCATTTTTCTGCACAGTGTTATTGTCGCATCACTGATCAGAACACTGGATAAAGACGCCACTGCCGGACACTCTCTCGGTGAATATTCAGCATTGGTAAGTGCCGGCGCTCTGCAGTTCTATGAAGCCATACAGCTTGTCCGTTTCCGTGGGCAGGGAATGCAGGTTTCTGGTGTGGAAAATCCCGGAACCATGGCAGCAGTCGTTGGTCTTGACGGTGAAACGCTTACAAAAGTTTGTGAAGAGTCATCAGCCGAAGGAATTGTACAGTGTGCAAATTTCAACTCTCCGGGCCAGATTGTGATCTCCGGAAGCGTTTCAGGAGTTAAAAAAGCCATGGAACTGGCAAAGGCCCATAAAGCTAAACTGGTTAAGGAACTGGTTGTAAGCGGAGCTTTCCACTCGCCGCTAATGCAGAGCGCTAAAGACAAACTGCAAGGGGAGCTTGATAAATACAATTTTTATGATTCACGGGTACCTGTTTATGTGAATGTTACCGGTGAACCAGTTGTCAGAAAAGAAGAATTTAAAGTAATGCTGCACCGTCAGGTGACCGAACCTGTTCTCTGGGAACAGACTATCAGAAGTATGGTCCGTGATGGGTTTGATGAGTTTTATGAAATCGGGCCGGGAAAAGTGCTTCAGGGACTGGTCAAGAGGATAAGTCCGGAATCAAAATGCTCCGGAATTGATACCTTTAAGGATTTGGAGCCGTTTCTTTGA
- a CDS encoding ketoacyl-ACP synthase III translates to MRKRLNAQITGVGMYVPDEVLDNKFFENILETNDEWIRTRTGIQERRRLQKGATSDLAAEAAKDLMEKHKLNPEEIDAIIVATVTPDMFFPATACLVQEKIGAKNAWGYDLSAACSGFLFALQSGASLIESGNYKKVLVIGADKMSAIVDYSDRNTAILFGDGASAVLLEPTEDESLGMQDSILRTDGSGKEFLYMKGGGSLNPPTHQTIDDKMHVLYQDGKAVFKVAVKGMADVSYELMQKNNLKSEDIAYLVPHQANLRIIDATADRMGVTRDKVMININKYGNTTAATIPLCLTEYYREGKIKKGDKLILAAFGAGFTWGASYLVWSLD, encoded by the coding sequence ATGAGAAAAAGATTGAATGCCCAGATTACCGGTGTTGGAATGTACGTTCCTGATGAAGTGCTGGACAATAAATTTTTTGAGAATATTTTAGAAACTAATGACGAATGGATCCGGACGCGTACCGGAATTCAGGAGAGAAGAAGATTACAGAAAGGTGCAACCAGTGATTTGGCCGCAGAAGCAGCAAAGGATCTCATGGAAAAGCACAAGTTAAACCCTGAAGAAATTGATGCTATTATTGTTGCGACGGTAACACCGGATATGTTTTTCCCGGCTACCGCCTGCCTTGTTCAGGAAAAAATCGGCGCCAAAAACGCATGGGGATATGATCTTTCGGCTGCCTGTTCAGGATTTCTCTTTGCACTGCAGTCCGGCGCCTCACTCATTGAAAGCGGAAACTATAAAAAAGTGCTGGTAATCGGCGCTGATAAAATGAGCGCCATCGTTGATTATTCTGACCGCAATACAGCTATTCTTTTTGGAGATGGTGCATCAGCGGTCCTGCTCGAACCCACCGAAGATGAATCGCTGGGTATGCAGGATTCTATCCTCCGTACAGACGGAAGCGGAAAAGAATTTTTATACATGAAAGGGGGAGGAAGTCTTAACCCCCCGACACATCAGACTATTGACGATAAAATGCATGTACTGTATCAGGACGGCAAGGCAGTATTTAAGGTTGCTGTAAAAGGCATGGCAGACGTTTCTTATGAACTTATGCAGAAAAATAACCTCAAATCTGAGGATATAGCGTATCTGGTGCCTCATCAGGCAAATTTAAGAATAATTGATGCCACCGCAGACCGTATGGGTGTAACCCGTGATAAGGTGATGATAAACATCAATAAATATGGAAATACAACCGCTGCGACTATTCCGCTCTGTCTGACAGAATACTACCGCGAGGGTAAGATTAAAAAAGGGGATAAACTGATTCTGGCTGCTTTTGGTGCAGGTTTTACCTGGGGAGCATCATATCTGGTGTGGAGTCTTGACTGA
- the plsX gene encoding phosphate acyltransferase PlsX has product MGSANPSKYRIVLDAMGGDFSPVNEVIAAGEIVKNHPEIDLILTGDKQAIQKVMAEKGISFPEANIIHASQKIDMSDSPVAALKKKPDSSISVGCKYVAEGNAQAFVSAGNTGAVVTASTFILGRISGIERPTMGTFFPNEAGVSTIFDVGAFVDSKPQHLLGYARMSTIYVREIYNMPAPKIGLLTVGEESEKGGKTIKETHGLLKDSGLNFFGNIEGRDILKGTVNIVLCDGFVGNIVLKFGESVPKFLKTLLKDYASKSIWNKLKVLIVRNVLREALKPLDYQYYGGVLLLGVKSVSIIGHGSSTPLAITNMVLRAKDCIEKEVVKKIEAAIAESPMKETE; this is encoded by the coding sequence ATGGGTTCAGCTAACCCGTCTAAGTATAGGATTGTTCTTGATGCGATGGGAGGGGATTTTTCGCCTGTCAATGAGGTAATCGCTGCAGGTGAAATTGTCAAAAATCATCCGGAAATTGATTTAATCCTGACCGGGGATAAACAGGCAATTCAAAAGGTTATGGCTGAGAAGGGAATATCATTTCCCGAGGCAAATATTATACATGCTTCGCAAAAAATTGATATGTCCGACTCACCGGTGGCAGCTCTTAAAAAGAAGCCTGATTCTTCAATCTCAGTTGGCTGTAAATATGTCGCTGAGGGGAATGCTCAGGCGTTCGTGAGTGCCGGTAATACCGGCGCGGTTGTTACTGCCTCAACCTTTATTCTTGGAAGGATTAGCGGAATAGAGCGCCCCACCATGGGTACCTTCTTTCCTAATGAAGCCGGTGTAAGCACAATATTTGACGTTGGGGCTTTTGTTGATTCAAAGCCCCAGCATCTGCTTGGTTATGCCAGAATGAGCACTATTTATGTCAGGGAAATCTATAACATGCCTGCTCCCAAAATCGGGCTGCTCACCGTAGGTGAGGAATCCGAAAAAGGGGGAAAAACCATTAAAGAAACACACGGACTGCTTAAAGACTCAGGACTTAACTTTTTTGGAAACATCGAAGGAAGAGATATCCTTAAAGGAACAGTGAATATCGTCCTTTGTGACGGATTTGTCGGAAATATCGTCCTTAAATTTGGCGAAAGTGTGCCCAAGTTCCTCAAAACTCTCCTGAAGGATTACGCTTCAAAAAGTATCTGGAATAAACTGAAAGTACTGATCGTTAGAAATGTACTCCGCGAGGCACTTAAGCCGTTGGATTATCAGTATTACGGAGGAGTTTTATTACTGGGTGTAAAAAGTGTAAGCATCATCGGACATGGTTCAAGCACTCCGCTCGCTATTACCAATATGGTGCTCCGCGCTAAGGATTGTATTGAAAAAGAGGTTGTGAAAAAAATAGAAGCTGCTATAGCTGAATCACCTATGAAGGAAACTGAATGA
- the rpmF gene encoding 50S ribosomal protein L32, producing MPNPKRKMSKTRRDKRRTHYKATASTLGKCSNCNELKLAHHACPSCGYYDGKSVLLPGK from the coding sequence ATGCCAAATCCAAAACGTAAAATGTCGAAGACCAGACGCGATAAAAGGCGTACACATTATAAAGCTACCGCTTCAACTCTGGGTAAATGCAGCAATTGTAACGAACTGAAACTTGCCCATCATGCATGCCCCTCATGCGGCTATTATGACGGAAAATCAGTACTTCTTCCCGGTAAATAA
- a CDS encoding PrsW family intramembrane metalloprotease — translation MVIISLLAAVIPVSLYLIWLRKADKYDKEPVRLYLKNFAWGSLGAVFFTLIGSALVSSFLSGFIASEAVSDLADTVFVAPVVEEFMKGVFLFSTIGKRDFDNMTDGLVYGGAIGLGFGMTENFLYFLGASSGAEWVFLVITRTLFSCVMHFISTAVFGAFLGISKFKGSSLKYTLAMTGYLLAILIHFTWNSAVVVEESVWLGPLFMIGSVYLFRALFRYSINQEYKLINRELQEESALGYFPAFLLPVVLLEKPASYFSLDAETAKGLKQNGVKLAFRKEQIKFSQGKAAEQQLAEIGDLRKWFLETFPPEESAGLKEEKSAL, via the coding sequence ATGGTTATTATTTCATTACTTGCGGCGGTTATACCCGTTTCGCTCTACCTGATCTGGTTAAGAAAAGCCGACAAATACGATAAAGAACCTGTCCGGCTCTACCTGAAGAATTTTGCCTGGGGTTCTCTCGGAGCGGTATTTTTCACCCTCATTGGCAGTGCGCTGGTCAGTTCTTTTCTCTCCGGTTTTATAGCCAGTGAAGCGGTTTCCGATCTGGCTGATACCGTTTTTGTGGCTCCGGTAGTGGAAGAATTCATGAAAGGAGTTTTTCTCTTTTCGACTATTGGTAAACGTGATTTTGATAATATGACCGACGGACTGGTTTATGGGGGTGCCATAGGTCTGGGATTCGGGATGACAGAAAATTTCCTCTATTTTTTAGGGGCCTCAAGCGGTGCGGAATGGGTCTTCCTGGTTATTACCCGTACCCTTTTTTCGTGCGTAATGCATTTTATCAGCACAGCGGTTTTTGGTGCATTCCTGGGAATATCAAAATTTAAGGGCAGTTCGCTTAAATACACTCTGGCCATGACCGGGTATCTTCTTGCTATCCTTATTCATTTTACCTGGAACTCAGCGGTGGTTGTGGAAGAATCCGTATGGCTTGGACCACTTTTCATGATCGGGTCAGTATACCTGTTCAGGGCGCTATTCCGGTACTCAATTAATCAGGAGTATAAGCTGATCAACCGTGAGCTTCAGGAAGAATCAGCACTTGGGTACTTCCCTGCCTTTTTACTCCCCGTAGTCCTGCTGGAAAAACCGGCTTCGTATTTTTCCCTTGATGCGGAGACTGCCAAAGGCCTGAAACAGAATGGCGTAAAGCTTGCGTTCAGGAAAGAGCAGATAAAATTTTCACAGGGTAAAGCAGCCGAACAACAACTGGCTGAAATAGGAGATCTGAGGAAGTGGTTTTTAGAAACTTTCCCTCCTGAGGAGAGCGCCGGGCTGAAGGAAGAAAAATCGGCACTATGA